In the Colletotrichum lupini chromosome 1, complete sequence genome, one interval contains:
- a CDS encoding NADP-dependent L-serine/L-allo-threonine dehydrogenase ydfG — protein sequence MGLDGKNVLLTGASMGIGEAIATALAAKGANLVLLSRSKKLSTVAKSVSSANPNVKVIYRAADIGVFDVVDNAIGSAIEEIGEIDILINNAGLALGAPARFPDLKIEDIITMSNTNINGTMFVTHSVLNRSMMKQKPGKGTILNVTSVTAHEVPPFPGEAVYHASKAFQEGFTNSLRNELVETDIKVLAIRPGVIATHFHTQRVGFDQDQYNSFVEGYDPLVSEDVAQAAVYMLEQPDNVSIKALDVVPTAFEWDGTPTGRTDKLANNDVYVVGDNPHAAVVIVHDLLGWTFPNARLLADHYAREANVTVYLPDFFGGWVVPFEPVLQNRWHEIDLSSFGRDNSREIREPEITNFVKEVRKKHTKVGAIGFCYGGWAVFRLGAKEHDPPLVDCIATGHPSLLTKEDIDGVGVPVQLLAPEFDTQFTPELKSHYFETMLKKGVSFEYHHYPGVEHACLTRGDPGKPGERKAMALAKSAAFGKETTV from the exons ATGGGTCTCGACGGAAAGAATGTCTTGCTG ACAGGCGCCTCTATGGGAATCGGCGAAGCAATCGCCACGGCGCTGGCTGCCAAGGGTGCGAATCTAGTTCTCCTATCCAGGTCCAAA AAACTCAGCACTGTTGCGAAAAGCGTGTCGAGTGCCAACCCGAACGTCAAGGTCATCTACCGAGCCGCTGACATTGGAGTTTTCGACGTGGTCGACAATGCGATCGGCTCAGCCATCGAAGAGATTGGCGAGATTGACATTCTCATCAACAAC GCTGGGCTCGCTTTGGGAGCTCCCGCCAGGTTCCCAGACCTCAAGATCGAGGACATCATCACCATGTCCAACACTAACATCAACGGAACCATGTTCGTGACACACTCGGTACTCAACAGGTCCATGATGAAGCAAAAGCCCGGGAAGGGCACAATCCTCAACGTCACCTCTGTCACTGCGCATGAAGTGCCACCGTTCCCGGGCGAGGCAGTCTACCACGCGAGCAAAGCGTTTCAAGAGGGGTTCACCAATTCTCTTCGCAACGAACTCGTGGAAACCGACATTAAGGTGCTAGCAATCAGGCCTGGTGTCATCGCGACTCACTTCCACACGCAGCGTGTGGGTTTCGATCAAGACCAGTACAACTCATTCGTGGAAGGATACGA TCCGCTTGTGTCTGAAGACGTTGCGCAGGCGGCGGTCTACATGCTGGAGCAACCGGACAATGTCTCCATCAAGGCTCTTGACGTCGTGCCTACAG CCTTTGAATGGGACGGCACTCCAACGGGCCGAACCGACAAGCTTGCCAACAATGACGTCTACGTCGTCGGTGACAATCCACACGCCGCAGTTGTCATCGTTCACGACCTTCTAGGCTGGACCTTCCCCAACGCACGCCTCCTGGCGGATCACTATGCTCGCGAAGCCAACGTCACGGTCTATCTACCAGACTTCTTCGGCGGTTGGGTTGTACCCTTTGAGCCAGTGCTTCAGAATCGATGGCACGAAATTGACCTCTCGAGCTTTGGAAGGGACAATTCACGAGAAATTCGAGAACCTGAAATCACCAACTTTGTCAAGGAGGTTCGCAAGAAGCACACGAAAGTCGGGGCTATTGGGTTTTGTTACGGAGGGTGGGCAGTCTTTCGGTTAGGAGCAAAAGAGCATGATCCTCCGTTGGTTGACTGCATCGCGACTGGCCACCCCAGCTTGCTGACCAAGGAGGATATTGACGGTGTTGGGGTTCCGGTGCAGCTGTTGGCTCCCGAATTTGATACGCAGTTCACCCCCGAGCTCAAGTCGCATTATTTCGAGACCATGTTGAAGAAGGGCGTGTCGTTTGAGTATCATCACTACCCTGGTGTCGAGCATGCTTGCTTGACTAGAGGTGATCCCGGAAAGCCTGGAGAGAGGAAGGCGATGGCTCTGGCAAAGTCGGCCGCG TTCGGCAAAGAAACAACAGTGTGA
- a CDS encoding isoflavone reductase — MKVAVLGGTGETGTSIIDGLLSSPETKYEITALIRPSSLEKPEVKALEKRGVKIATVDLSGPEDEIANQLTGHEVVVSAIVADKLLDQIPLANAAKKAGVKRFVPCFFGTVMPGRGMLWFRDQKEDVLNHIQTIYLPYTVIDVGWWYQISLPRLASGRIDAVASPFDNLIAGDGSVLSGMTDLRDIGKYVARIIADPRTLNHRVFAFTELMSQNEVYDLIEKMSGEKVERKYMSADEIEAAMVKAKDDKANPHRLSVLQYRKSWGLRGDNTPEYARYLGYQIAKDLYPDLTGNSFETFCSEALEGKINSIYEKKKREAMEAAGKK, encoded by the exons ATGAAGGTCGCAGTACTCGGTGGAACCGGCGAGACTGGAACTTCCATTATAGATGGCCTGCTCTCCTCGCCTGAGACGAAATAC GAGATAACTGCGCTTATCCGACCGAGCTCGCTGGAGAAGCCAGAGGTCAAAGCTTTAGAGAAGAGGGGCGTCAAGATTGCCACAGTAGACCTGAGCGGACCCGAAGATGAAATCGCGAATCAGCTTACCGGTCATGAGGTGGTCGTCTCAGCCATTGTGGCAGACAAGCTGCTCGACCAAATCCCCCTCGCCAATGCGGCTAAGAAAGCGGGGGTAAAGCGATTCGTCCCCTGCTTCTTTGGGACGGTGATGCCCGGCAGGGGCATGTTGTGGTTCCGAGATCAG AAAGAGGATGTCTTAAATCATATCCAGACTATTTACCTCCCGTACACGGTCATCGATGTTGGCTGGTGGTATCAGATCAGCTTGCCCCGTCTGGCCTCGGGACGGATTGACGCAGTCGCAAGCCCATTCGACAACTTGATCGCTGGAGATGGAAGCGTTCTCTCTGGTATGACTGACCTCCGCGACATTGGCAAATACGTCGCTCGCATCATTGCGGACCCACGGACCCTGAATCACAGAGTCTTCGCCTTCACCGAACTCATGTCCCAGAATGAAGTATACGATCTGATTGAGAAGATGAGTGGAGAAAAGGTTGAGAGAAAATAC ATGTCGGCTGATGAGATTGAGGCTGCGATGGTCAAGGCGAAGGATGACAAGGCCAACCCTCATAGGCTATCGGTTTTACAATATCGGAAATCGTGGGGCCTCCGAGGAGACAACACGCCGGAGTACGCGCGATACCTAGGATATCAAATCGCCAAGGATCTGTATCCCGACTTAACGGGAAATTCGTTTGAGACTTTCTGCAGCGAGGCTCTGGAGGGCAAGATCAACTCCATCtacgagaagaagaagcgcgAGGCCATGGAAGCAGCTGGTAAAAAGTAA
- a CDS encoding major facilitator superfamily transporter yields the protein MATENRSTGKKVKAFFLGNEATSKEERRLVQKIDFFILTYCCLSYFFNYLDRAAFANAYVAGLREALHMKGHDYNTVLSVTTAGMVVGQIPHGIIIGLQIVRPRIWLPSMCCLWAFLTMASAGVKNTAQLCVIRFFLGLAEASTYSGAIYIMGSWYKPEEISKRTAIFTASGQVGTMFAGVMMAAIYKGLGGLAGLGGWQWVFIIDGIITLPIAIFGFFYFPDIPENTSARYLSDSEKKIAVGRLPPVIKGSHGVNPFSLLKRLVLMPTFWVLVLWSPICATLEAWVVQGNFILWLKYHAESFTQSQINTYPLGVQAVGIVTNIMAAWHMDATGTRVPMVVLVCLIQIVCAAMLLVPNLPYAGTMFAFYASGSSYMVNPLIFGWASIILQRSGDEAVRSVTVYAMNIGATTLYTFWGIVFYAADEAPYWKKGAIVMIVCSVIVLCFMGLVIRIDRQSLAKYGSMTVDDFERAAAARETQTLPDGERSDENEDQKNTVSEKVTPI from the exons ATGGCCACTGAGAACCGTTCAACCGGCAAAAAGGTCAAGG CCTTCTTCCTTGGCAATGAGGCAACTTCAAAAGAAGAAAGACGTCTTGTGCAGAAAATAG ACTTCTTCATCTTGACATACTGCTGCCTCAGCTACTTCTTCAACTACCTGG ACCGTGCTGCTTTTGCCAATGCTTAT GTTGCTGGCCTCCGCGAGGCCTTGCACATGAAGGGCCATGACTACAACACAGTTCTTTCGGTGACCACTGCTGG TATGGTGGTGGGACAGATTCCTCATGGCATCATCATCGGTCTCCAAATCGTCCGGCCGCGAATCTGGCTGCCGTCGATGTGCTGTCTCTGGGCATTCCTGACT ATGGCTAGTGCAGGCGTCAAGAATACCGCTCAGCTCTGCGTTATCCGCTTTTTCCTTGGCTTGGCGGAGGCTAGCACCTACTCGGGAGCCATCTACATCATGGGCTCCTGGTACAAGCCTGAAGAAATCTCGAAGCGCACGGCCATCTTCACCGCGTCAGGTCAGGTAGGCACGATGTTTGCCGGCGTCATGATGGCTGCCATCTACAAGGGACTAGGCGGCCTTGCCGGTCTTGGTGGATGGCAGTGGGTCTTCATCATTG ATGGCATCATCACGCTTCCCATCGCGATCTTCGGCTTCTTCTACTTCCCGGATATCCCTGAAAACACCAGCGCTCGGTATCTCAGTGACTCTGAGAAAAAGATTGCCGTTGGACGTTTGCCTCCAGTCATCAAAGGGTCGCACGGAGTCAACCCGTTCTCTCTGTTGAAGCGTCTAGTACTCATGCCCACCTT TTGGGTTTTGGTGCTGTGGTCTCCGATTTGCGCTACACTCGAGGCCTGGGTTGTTCAGGGTAACTTCATCCTTTGGCTTAAATACCACGCCGAATCCTTCACGCAGAGCCAAATCAACACCTATCCTTTGGGTGTGCAAGCAGTCGGCATCGTAACCAATATCATGGCGGCATGGCATATGGACGCGACCGGAACCCGAGTACCCATGGTTGTGCTGGTTTGTCTTATCCAAATCGTCTGCGCCGCGATGCTCCTCGTTCCGAACCTGCCTTACGCCGGTACCATGTTCGCATTCTACGCATCGGGTTCGTCGTACATGGTCAACCCGTTGATCTTTGGCTGGGCCAGCATCATTCTCCAACGGAGCGGCGACGAGGCGGTGCGCAGCGTGACGGTGTACGCTATGAACATTGGCGCCACCACGCTTTACACTTTCTGGGGCATCGTCTTCTATGCGGCCGATGAAGCGCCGTATTGGAAGAAGGGTGCGATTGTCATGATTGTGTGCAGCGTCATCGTACTCTGCTTCATGGGACTCGTCATCAGG ATCGATAGGCAATCACTTGCAAAATATGGCTCAATGACGGTGGATGACTTCGAGCGTGCCGCTGCGGCTCGAGAGACGCAGACGTTGCCTGACGGAGAGAGATCCGATGAGAACGAGGACCAAAAGAACACAGTTTCGGAGAAAGTGACGCCAATCTGA